GTTTTGGTCCTACTAGTACTCAATTGCTGTTTGACTTATGTGTGCTGAATTTCAATCTATTGACAGCAATGTAAGAGTAGGAAAGTAGCTAGGAAGGAGCTTATTTTAGTAGTTGTAGTGGCAAAGTTCATGTTACATTCTAGCAATAATTTAACGAATTTTAAGATTTTGACAGTATAACTTAACAGACGGTCTTTAAATTGAAAATGATGTTTATAACCGTCATATACTAAGTATCAAAAAGATAAATAACAAGAAGAAACTAAAATTCTAATTGATTCTAAAAGTATTAATATGGAGACCATAAATTTTCTCTTCTAAATAAAATGGTTTTGTCTTTATTCTATAAAACATCAACTTCCTTCAATTCCAAATAACAAAAAGATTTAGGAAACATTCAGAGATCTACATAACCAAAATCAACAAATTTATAACATGAGAACAATAACAGCGGTCTTAACCTTGGAAAATTTTGCCTACTCATTCTGGTACTCAGATGCACTCTGATATTCACCGTGCGTTTCAAAATATTCAACCAACCGCTTTAGAAATCCATCACTACTAACTGTCTCCCTATTACAGACAATACAGCATTGCCTTCTTGCCCGTGTCACGGCCACATTCATTCGCCGCCGATCACTCAGAAAGCCCACCTGAAACATATATTCCAAGTCTCTTTTTTAATCTTCATGAtatgctaaaaaaaatagtcatgtAAGACCTACATGAagcaaattaaaaactaatacaCTTGTTTGAAATACCTCCTTTTTTGAATTTGATCGAACCATTGATATAATAATGGCTTCCTTCTCCCTACCCTGGAAACCATCAACTGTTGAGATTTCAATATCCTTCAGCGAGTTCTCCTTGTTTCTCAACATCTTAAGTAAAACAACCTGCCAAAAGCAACACCGACCATATTGCGATCCTTTGTAAAACTACTAAAACATGATGTTTGAACCCACAAAACATTTATAGCGAAAGTTCCCACACCCACAGAACAACTCTATACCTGGGCAGCATATGGGGTAATAATTCCAATATTAGAAGGGAGCACCCCGCTTTGCACTAATCGCTTTGCATGAGCCATAGCAACTTCAGATTCTCCTTCATTAAGGGTGCtatcttcttcatctttctttTCATCCATGTCACATCTGAAGCAATCAATATAAGCAGCTAGATTTATATTCTGTTTGAATGCTCCTATCAACAACCTATACTTGCTTCAAATGAGATAAAATGACTTTCTGTCTACAGCTTCCACATATTAGTTCAGTTTGTCAAAATTCTTATACCGTTCCCTGGATATTGATTACTCAAAATGCCAAATCATTATGTACAAAATGATGGTACAACAGTTTTCATTAGGAAGAGAATGTCGTGTTTTTATTCACATGTCTACACTAGTCAAGTAGTTCTGGGAATAtagatatttcaattttcaatggaTGGCATTATCCAACATACCCATCTGTGTCTATGAGAAGAAGGGTTGGTTCAGTTGAAGATGTCCTCTTCACATCCTCAAGATCATATAGCATATGTGCAGCAACACTTGGATGAGCCTTGACCTGTTATCACATAATTCTATGCATGAAGATCTAAAAATGTTTATCCCTGAATATAATCTGACTATTCAGTTCAGGATTGATAAATTCTGCTTTTTATCAGTGGTTTAACAGGGgataaaataaaagtatgtTTTATAGCATGTGATATCAAGACAAGTGCTTTGAACATAGGAGCACCTTACTGTTATAAAGCTCTTTAGAAGACCAATCCATGATAAGTTGATGCATACGATACTGGACAGTAAGCATAGATGTGACTTCATCTCCATACAGTTCAGCAAGTCGTTCGAAGAGGGTTCTTCCTAAGCCTTTCTTCTCAGCTTCAACACTTTGAATGGTTGGAGGAAGTTGAAGATGATCTCCTGCAAGTATACATCTTGTACCCTAAAACAATGAACTCCATTTAATACATTATAATAAAAGTGAAAACTAATGATTAGAAAGCTgcgtattttaaattttaatgctGAATCAAGCGCAGGTTTAGTATTAGTCTTTTAGTTTTGCCAGTTCAAAGCAACTTCTCTTTGAGACATTATTGGAGGAATGAAAGATATTGTTGGAGATTATTATTAGTGGTCGTCGTAGTTATAGTAATAGAAGATGGCAGCAATAAAACATAACCTGACAAAGGCATGCAATCAAGAGTAGTTATAGTGTTTAGACATCAACATTACCTTTAGCAGAGGTATCCAGCATGCTATCTCAAGTGCTTGAGCAGCTTCGTCGATAATCACCAAATCAAATGATGTGCGGTCAAGTTTCTTAGTGAAAGCCCCAATCAGAGTAGTTAATATTACATCTGCAGTTTTAATTACGTCTGTAACAGCAAGCTGCTGCCTTTTCCGCTCTTCTCTAGATAGAATCCTAAGTTCCTTCTGTATCTCCCTCCTTGtatttttctctttggtttTTAGCAGCTTTCCATTCAATACCTGAAAAAAAGCACGCTATACATTCTGAAAACTGAAACGTAATTTTGCTAAATATTATGCTGACATAAAGTTAACGTTGACATAAAGCATCGATGATAACTAACATATGAAGCAACAGAACATCAGCTAGGTAACACTAACAATCTTGGCAAAGGACAATCGGTTCATACTTAAGAATTGAGATTTGGTCCTGTGTCTTCTATTATAAAACTGTACCTTCATTTCTTTTCGAATGTCATTTGCGAGACCACTATTATCTCCTCGTAGTACCTAAATTGTAAATTCAGAGAAATTAAATATGGAAAGGATAAAACAAGTATGATCCATGACAAGTATAACAAGTATGTACCTGAGCATCCAATGCACTATCGAGCACTTGAGGCAATAAACGTGCGGGATGACCAATCCTCACCAGCTTAACTCTAATGAAAATGGACATCATGAATGAGTATCGATACGAGATTTTAAACACTTGAAACTAAACCAAGTGCCAGAGAGATGATAAATTAATCATACTTGTGTGGAACTAGCCGCTCAACGATGTTGTCAACAGCAATATTTGATGCAGCACAAGCGAGAATCTTAGATCCACGTTTTACTTCTTGTAATATAATTTCCACCACTGTTGTAGTTTTTCCTGTTCCAGGAGGTCCATGTAGCAAGAAAACATTCTTCGACGATAGGGCTTTTGTAATTGCATCTTTCTATGGAGATAAAAATGTAAATACATTATTTTGCAAACACAGGCTAGATGTGcaaagagaaaatgatgaaaTACTCATGCAGAAACACCATTATTGTGATAATAGGGATATATTGTATTGTTTAACTGACATCCTAAAACCAATGAAAAATAAGATCACAACAAAATTAAACAACTTGAAATTGCATAATTAAGAAGAATTTTCCCTAGAACTGTTACATGTTCAGTAATGACCAGGGAGGAACAAGTTACTATCCAGGTAGATAAAATGATATCATTATTTTATCCGTAATTTTGAGTGCTTTAATAATCAATTAACGACTATATCAAAATTCTTAGCTGATTAATAGGTCCACTTATTTTCAACCAACTACATGTAGAGCATGACCAGTGTTTTAGCTTAGTTATATAGTAGTAATTGATAAAATTCATGTGATTTCAGTTCAATTGTATCTTTTCAGTTATGCTAAGACTATAAATAAACCCTTGTATTCTCTTAATCTTTGTCCTTGAGATGATTATCATAGGTTTAAAGTTAACCCAGTTAAGGccttaattataataaataatttaaaaaacaagAATAGTGTGAAGATACAACAGTTAATGTAAGATATTTTTAGAGAATTATGATTTCGAAATGCTTGGAGAATCAATATCTAAAATTGGAACACAGCTCaagtgattaattaaataaatgtgtCCAAGTACGTGGTGCATACACTAAACACTCTTTGAATGTTAATAAACAATAGAGTGGTTAATGATTCTGAATTGAAAAAGTCTTTCTTAGGAATCCCTAAATCACAATTCTTTTAATTTCCCTTGAAGAAAAGGACTTATAGAAGCAATAGGAAGCATTATAGACATATTTGTGCAACTAATTGTGACATATGAGTTATATTAAATACAAAGGCATAGACAGCCTTAGATGAAATAATAGATCATATGCAAATAGATTACATAAATAGACAACTGTTtgggaaaaaattaaaatggaaattaaaagTTAAACAACTAAGCAAGCAATTAGATTACACACCTGAGAGTGATCAAGATTTCTATTAATGGAAGTGAATGATACATCCTTCTTGGACACTGTTGGTTGCCTCTCCCCAAACAAGACAGGTATTAGATCAGAAGCAGGACCCTTATGCACTCCTTTACTCAACTGTACTAATGCATCTTTCATCCTGTGATATGTCACCTGGATGAACAATAAACATTTGCCGTATATAAGAACCCAGGAGCAAgtaattcattttaaaaaatatatattaagcaAGGTGCTAGCATATATGTTCACACAAACACAATAGAAAACAGTAAGTAATAACTAAATGCAATAGAAAAACAGTTCATATATTTTACGCAAACATAAAATTATAGTATATATTAAAACTCATCAAATGTCATTGTAgtgtttgaatttgaattatttataaTCAAACCACAAAACTATTCTGTAAAAGAAGAAATACTAAGTGCCTAGGAACTTATCAGCATACCTCATTTGCAACTTTTTCCAGCCTTAGGGGACTGTTTAATCCATCTTCTGGTATATCATCAAAAGCAACAGTAATTGATGAGTCCTGTTAGCAATTGTATCATAATCAAACCAGCAAGTTAACATAATATCCGAAGGTGAAACCGTCCACAGCCAATAGCATGgataattttattcttttcacaAAGTGAACCAATCATATACCTTCAATCTGTAAACTACACCTTGCCCAAGAGCAGGAGAACCTAAATCAGCCTTGTTGAGTTTTAAAACAACAACATCATGAGTACCAAACtgcaaaaccaaaaaaaattatcttgttAACTCCCGAAAGTAGTACAATATAAATTGTATGCATTGAAAATGGTCTTAATCCATATTAGTTCAGTGCCACGCGATGTTTTTGTGGCATCTATTTTACCTTCTTACCGGTCACAGAGTACTTGAATCAAGTACGTATACTTGGAAGAAATTACAAAAAGGCAGAAGAAAgtagaaaaagataaaataactGCTAAAAAAACACTACAGTGACTTTGACTCAACCAGTTTGATatcaaacaaaagataaaagaaagtcATGTCTTTACCTTGTGTGCAGGAAGCACATCTGCTTTTGTGGATTGAAATTCAATCAAAGACTTTCCCATAAGCCCCGTCTATTATCATAGTAAACAACAAAACAAGAGGCACGATATAAGAATACCATATGAATAAAGCTCCACTTACCACTACTTAAATGCACATGAAAAATCGACTAAACCTAGCTCCTTTTGCTTCATAATCATGAAATCTCAACAGCAATGAAATAAgtgaaatataaaattcaacttccacttttattattattttcataattttgaaTTCCATTGTCCTACAACTTGCCACCattatcaaacaatcaaattaCACATTGAGCATAACTGAAAATGGTAACCTGAACATCTACACACTTCAAGTTAAGGATTGTTGATCCTCTCTTTTGAGCAGTATCCAAATTCCTCGAGGCGCCAGTTGCAATTGAGCTCGATATCTCAGCATCCTGAGGCAAAACAAAGCAAAAAGATCATAAGATTGAAATAAAGAACCATATTCACACTCTCTGAAACAACCCCGTTAACCATTCTTTGAAAGTTATAGTCTTTTTCACTATTAAAATCAACTAAAACACAATCCAATGAAAAATTGCAACTAGATGGGGAAAAAATAGGGTTAAATTGATAAAATGAGGTAAAGGGTATTTGAAAGTTGGAAACTTGAATCGCAAAAAATGATTATGAAATAGCGAATTGGACTAAAAGAAAAAGTGGGTACCTTTTCCAAGTCGAGAAGAGGGGTGGTGATAGAGATGAATTGCTCCAAAGAGAGAGGTGGTGCTTTCTTCTTACTCGCTCCTCCCTCCATTGCTACCGTCACagctagagagagagagagagagagagagagagagagagagagagaatggtGAACCGTGAACGTTATTGAAATGCAGTTAACACTAGAAAACAATTTGATGAATGAATAAATACATAACTTGCAACCAAATATCAAAAAGTCCACAGTAGCACACCAGGCAAATTCAATGTTATGAATTccgggttcgattcccggcTGTGGAATTTACTTTTTtcagttttaatttaatttttataccaactCTCCTCatttaatttgaaattgttaaaacttttattttttgtgtgcaACGccactttt
This genomic interval from Trifolium pratense cultivar HEN17-A07 linkage group LG6, ARS_RC_1.1, whole genome shotgun sequence contains the following:
- the LOC123888369 gene encoding DNA-binding protein SMUBP-2, which encodes MEGGASKKKAPPLSLEQFISITTPLLDLEKDAEISSSIATGASRNLDTAQKRGSTILNLKCVDVQTGLMGKSLIEFQSTKADVLPAHKFGTHDVVVLKLNKADLGSPALGQGVVYRLKDSSITVAFDDIPEDGLNSPLRLEKVANEVTYHRMKDALVQLSKGVHKGPASDLIPVLFGERQPTVSKKDVSFTSINRNLDHSQKDAITKALSSKNVFLLHGPPGTGKTTTVVEIILQEVKRGSKILACAASNIAVDNIVERLVPHKVKLVRIGHPARLLPQVLDSALDAQVLRGDNSGLANDIRKEMKVLNGKLLKTKEKNTRREIQKELRILSREERKRQQLAVTDVIKTADVILTTLIGAFTKKLDRTSFDLVIIDEAAQALEIACWIPLLKGTRCILAGDHLQLPPTIQSVEAEKKGLGRTLFERLAELYGDEVTSMLTVQYRMHQLIMDWSSKELYNSKVKAHPSVAAHMLYDLEDVKRTSSTEPTLLLIDTDGCDMDEKKDEEDSTLNEGESEVAMAHAKRLVQSGVLPSNIGIITPYAAQVVLLKMLRNKENSLKDIEISTVDGFQGREKEAIIISMVRSNSKKEVGFLSDRRRMNVAVTRARRQCCIVCNRETVSSDGFLKRLVEYFETHGEYQSASEYQNE